The following is a genomic window from Dehalococcoidales bacterium.
CAGGTCCGTACACATTTCGCGCACAGAAAGGGAACGGTACATCTGGAATGGTCTATCTCAATCGTGGGTATCTTCCGCGTGACGTCAACCTCCATCACCAGACCTCCCTGAGACCAGGCAGGCTCATCCTATCGACCATGGTAATGGCACCTCTGGGGCAGCCGGTCTCACATAGCCCGCAGCCATAACACAAGTACTGATCGATATTGGTTTTGTCCATTCTCACTTCAAACTTTGCCGCTCCGAATTGGCAGCGCTGGATGCAGATACCGCAACCATTGCACTTGTCGTAGTCCACGCGGGCAACATAATGGCCCTTGAGCATGGATAGAACTCCGTAGTCCAGGCGGTGTCTTATTGCGTCACAGTCGGGGTATTCGCAATTACATATCCCTTCGACATAGCCGACGCCCATCGTCATTATGATGTGCATGAAGCCCCGCTTATTCCACTTCTCCAGCCACTCCTTGACCTCGTTCGGGGGCATGAAATGCACTCCGCCACGATATCGCTCCGGCCACCGTTCCCACTTGAACATGCCGGGCCCCGTGCCCAAACAGCTGTATTCCTCCTCTTCGCGTTCCTCGATAGCGCGCATACGCTTTCTGCACAGGCAGAACATGGATGCCATTGGGACGCCGAGCTCGGCTATCTTGATGGCATCCTGGAGGGGTATCGCCTGGCCGGTCGCGTGAGTGCGAATATCGTCGTTGAGTAAGTTCAGAGCTTCGGAGTACCTTTCCGGCTCGTCGTTCCTGATTCGGATGACCTCCGACAGGGTCATAGGTCGCTCGTCACCCTCACGCAGTCCCAGTTGACCAAAATTCTGTGGACCCTGGCCAGGTTCCCTCAGTCTGTACATCTGCCTCGCATAGAGCTTGGGATTCAGGTACCAGAGTCCACCCTCTCCATACTTGTCACACATCCAACACACGGTCTCATTCCTCCTTCCGTTTCCTGACCATTCCTGCGAAGATTGTACCACTTTCCGCGCGAAATCTTGACTCCGTCCGGCTTCTCAGTCTGGCAATGTGGGCACTTCATAACGCACTCAACCGTACTGGATAAGTGCTCACAGTCTATGAGCATTGGGAAGGCATGTCAAGCAATGGCGGCTGGTAGATAGGATAAAGTTCGCCTTCTGTCACGCCTGCGGGTTAGACGTAGGGCGGCGGGCCAACAAAGGAACCTTTTTACCACCATTTCACAAGATAATGCGTCTTATATTTTCATACATCGGAATGTGCAGTAAACCTTGAGATATTGACAGGACTGGGACGGGATTGTAGACTCGTAACTAATCCGTTAGTAAGAGCAAAGATTGGCGAGGAGGTTAAGGAGAGAACATCACAAACTGAAAAAGAGCACAGCCGGAAATTGAGGGAGTTTGACATGGGGAATTCAACTGACTAAAGTGCTATTACCATACTGTTGCTTGAATCCTGACGACGCACAATCCCACGCGACACTGATATAGTATTTGGATATTCCTAAACTCAGGTTACTTAAAAGGAGGAGGTACGTTATGCTCACGCCTGATTTCACTTTCAACCCAGATACGCTAGTGGCAATCGCCATAAGAATAGCAATCATTCTTGTTCTCGCTTTAGTACTTACTGTCATTCAGAAGAAATTAATCCCGAGGATAATAACCGCGCGTATCCCAAAGATTAGGGAGGAATCACAAGACCAGATAGCCGTCCGATCTAAAACACTTACGCACGTCATCACACAGTCTTGCTCCGTACTTATTTGGAGTATTGCCTTTGTGATGGTTCTGGGAGCTGTTGGAGTGGATATTACCCCTCTACTAGCTAGCCTCGGTGTTGGAGCTTTAGCAATCGGTTTTGCAGCACAAAACATCATTAGAGACTTTCTCAATGGGTTTTTTATCTTTATGGAGGACTGGTATCGTGTTGGTGAATGGGTCACCATTTCAGGTATGGAAGGCGATGTTGAGAAAATCACACTCAGGTGTACAGTCTTGCGGGAAATAAATGGAACGATGCATGTTATCCCCAACAGTCAGATACCACTTGCCAGTAACCAGACGAGAGACTGGGCTCGCATTAATCTGTATATCACTGTAGCCTACAAAGAGGATATTAGTCACGTCTATACTGTCATTAACGAGGTATGCCAGGAACTGAAAGAGGATCCCGATTTTGGAACGAACTTAACAACGACTCCCTCCGCGATGCGTGTCAGCGATCTCGGTGCTCACGGCGTCGACATATGTATTCGGGGCTATACCAAGGTTGGAGAGCAATGGGGTCTGACTGGAGAACTGCGCAAGCGGATCAAGAACCGTTTTGACCTGGAAGGTAT
Proteins encoded in this region:
- a CDS encoding 4Fe-4S binding protein, with protein sequence MCDKYGEGGLWYLNPKLYARQMYRLREPGQGPQNFGQLGLREGDERPMTLSEVIRIRNDEPERYSEALNLLNDDIRTHATGQAIPLQDAIKIAELGVPMASMFCLCRKRMRAIEEREEEEYSCLGTGPGMFKWERWPERYRGGVHFMPPNEVKEWLEKWNKRGFMHIIMTMGVGYVEGICNCEYPDCDAIRHRLDYGVLSMLKGHYVARVDYDKCNGCGICIQRCQFGAAKFEVRMDKTNIDQYLCYGCGLCETGCPRGAITMVDRMSLPGLREVW
- a CDS encoding mechanosensitive ion channel family protein — encoded protein: MLTPDFTFNPDTLVAIAIRIAIILVLALVLTVIQKKLIPRIITARIPKIREESQDQIAVRSKTLTHVITQSCSVLIWSIAFVMVLGAVGVDITPLLASLGVGALAIGFAAQNIIRDFLNGFFIFMEDWYRVGEWVTISGMEGDVEKITLRCTVLREINGTMHVIPNSQIPLASNQTRDWARINLYITVAYKEDISHVYTVINEVCQELKEDPDFGTNLTTTPSAMRVSDLGAHGVDICIRGYTKVGEQWGLTGELRKRIKNRFDLEGIEIPWPHTKVYFGDTQRTASSTV